In Camelina sativa cultivar DH55 chromosome 16, Cs, whole genome shotgun sequence, a single window of DNA contains:
- the LOC104752754 gene encoding phosphatidylinositol 4-phosphate 5-kinase 8 isoform X2 gives METRAGEREFSNGDVYSGQLKGTLPYGKGKYAWPDGIIYEGDWEEGKISGRGKLMWSSGAKYEGDFSGGYLHGFGTLTSPDGSVYAGAWRMNVRHGLGRKEYCNSDVYDGSWREGLQDGSGSYSWYNGNRFIGNWKKGKMSGRGIMSWANGDLFNGFWLIGLRHGSGVYKYADGGFYFGTWSRGLKDGSGVFYPAGSKHPSLKKWHRHFGYDDTGNFLLSHNSTINIDDLRNSKAVSRSLSEITTTSGLTRTSERYPDDYWSTSYPPRDFMHHGPSSKSARSVDSVQSEGRDKNPIVFEREYMQGVLIKERIMSSIDMSHRARPLNLTKEVTVSACVSFLGGRWNHYLMLNLQLGIRYTVGKITPVPPREVRASDFSERARIMMFFPRNGSQYTPPHKSIDFDWKDYCPMVFRNLREMFKLDAADYMMSICGDDGLREISSAGKSGSIFYLSHDDRFVIKTLKRSELKVLLRMLPRYYEHVGDYENTLITKFFGVHRIKLKWGKKVRFVVMGNMFCTELKIHRRYDLKGSTQGRFTEKNKIGEKTTMKDLDLAYELHMDKLLREALFKQIILDCSFLESLQILDYSLLLGLHFRAPDPRTDILDPPNEMSDQESDSDASVDVSLPREPSNPPKGLLMVTHEPNSVNTAPGPHIRGSTLRAFSVGEQEVDLILPGTARLRVQLGVNMPAQAHHKLGQDKEEPGTVELFEVYDVVVYMGIIDILQEYNMKKKVEHTCKSMKYDPMTISAIEPTLYSKRFIDFLLKVFPEKA, from the exons ATGGAAACAAG GGCTGGAGAGAGAGAATTCTCAAATGGTGATGTTTATTCTGGTCAACTCAAAGGAACACTTCCTTATGGGAAAGGAAAGTATGCGTGGCCTGATGGAATCATCTACGAGGGTGATTGGGAAGAAGGGAAAATATCCGGGAGAGGTAAACTTATGTGGTCGTCTGGAGCTAA ATATGAAGGGGATTTCTCTGGGGGATACCTTCATGGCTTTGGCACATTGACTTCTCCTGATGGATCTGTCTATGCTGGAGCATGGAGAATGAATGTAAGGCACGGTCTAGGTAGGAAAGAGTATTGTAACTCGGATGTATATGATGGCTCATGGAGAGAAGGATTACAAGATGGCAGTGGTAGTTATTCTTGGTACAATGGAAACAGGTTCATTGGGAACTGGAAAAAGGGTAAAATGTCTGGCAGAGGAATTATGAGCTGGGCTAATGGTGATCTCTTTAATGGGTTTTGGTTGATTGGTCTTAGACATGGCTCTGGAGTTTACAAGTATGCTGATGGCGGTTTTTATTTTGGGACCTGGTCACGTGGCCTTAAAGATGGGAGTGGAGTCTTTTATCCTGCTGGAAGTAAACATCCGTCTCTGAAAAAGTGGCATCGGCATTTTGGTTATGATGACACTGGTAACTTCCTCCTATCTCATAATTCAACAATAAATATTGATGATTTACGGAATTCGAAAGCTGTGTCACGAAGTCTTTCTGAGATCACCACAACAAGTGGACTGACGAGAACTTCTGAAAGGTATCCTGATGATTATTGGAGTACCAGTTATCCTCCACGAGACTTTATGCATCACGGGCCCTCATCCAAGTCTGCACGGTCTGTTGATTCTGTTCAAAGTGAGGGACGGGATAAGAACCCTATCGTTTTTGAAAGAGAATACATGCAAGGAGTTTTGATCAAAGAACGAATTATGAGTTCTATTGACATGTCACACAGGGCTAGACCTTTGAATCTTACTAAAGAAGTCACAGTTAGCGCTTGTGTGAGCTTTCTAGGGGGAAGGTGGAACCATTATCTAATGCTTAATCTCCAACTTGGAATCAG GTATACTGTTGGGAAAATTACACCAGTGCCTCCGCGGGAAGTTCGTGCTTCTGACTTTAGTGAAAGAGCCAGAATCATGATGTTCTTCCCTAGAAACGGTTCCCAATATACACCTCCGCACAAGTCCATTGATTTCGATTGGAAAGACTATTGCCCTATGGTttttag GAATTTGAGGGAAATGTTCAAGTTAGATGCTGCAGACTACATGATGTCTATCTGTGGCGATGATGGCTTGAGGGAAATTTCGTCCGCTGGAAAAAGTGGCAGTATCTTCTACCTTTCTCATGACGACAGATTTGTGATAAAGACACTAAAAAGATCTGAGTTGAAG GTTCTACTCAGGATGTTGCCTAGGTACTATGAACATGTAGGAGACTATGAAAATACGCTCATAACGAAGTTTTTTGGAGTTCACAGAATAAAACTCAAGTGGGGTAAAAAG GTACGATTTGTGGTCATGGGGAATATGTTTTGCACAGAATTGAAGATTCATCGCCGCTATGACCTAAAGGGCTCAACTCAAGGGAGATTTacagaaaagaataaaattggAGAAAAAACTACCATGAAAGATCTTGATCTGGCTTATGAACTTCATATGGACAAGCTGCTGCGAGAAGCTCTCTTCAA GCAAATAATTTTAGACTGTTCCTTCTTGGAATCTCTTCAAATCCTTGATTACAGTCTTCTCTTGGGATTACATTTTAGAGCTCCCGATCCACGTACTGATATCCTGGATCCTCCCAATGAAATGTCAGATCAAGAAAGTGATAGTGATGCTTCTGTTGACG TCAGCTTGCCACGTGAACCTTCCAATCCTCCAAAAGGACTATTAATGGTTACTCACGAGCCCAATTCCGTTAATACCGCCCCGGGTCCTCACATCAGAGGTAGCACACTACGAGCATTCTCTGTTGGCGAGCAAGAAGTTGATCTTATTCTACCTGGAACTGCAAG GCTCCGGGTGCAGTTAGGAGTGAACATGCCGGCTCAAGCCCACCACAAACTCGGTCAAGACAAGGAGGAGCCGGGAACAGTCGAGCTATTTGAAGTGTACGATGTGGTTGTATACATGGGCATCATTGACATCCTCCAAGAGTAcaacatgaagaagaaagtggaacATACTTGCAAATCTATGAAATATGATCCGATGACAATTTCAGCCATCGAGCCTACACTCTACTCTAAGCGATTCATCGATTTCCTCCTTAAGGTATTCCCAGAAAAAGCATAG
- the LOC104754104 gene encoding agamous-like MADS-box protein AGL97: MGGKKHKIDIVEIQNKSAKTVAFTKRRNGLFRKASELCLLSPDSQIAILATPLSSNSHASFYSFGHSSVDQVVSSVLQDQHPLSANQLENRSGLRFNWWEDQGFDMSENVDELREAVDAVSRMLNNARVRLDDAVKSNQRDGRLMICNEETKTTNQNHILEGESSGSASTLLVNEEDNLHFDDFFTDFNIDPLM, translated from the coding sequence ATGGGAGGCAAAAAGCATAAGATTGACATTGTTGAAATCCAAAACAAATCCGCAAAAACGGTTGCTTTCACCAAACGCAGGAACGGTCTCTTCCGTAAAGCTTCGGAGCTCTGTCTCCTCTCTCCCGACTCTCAAATCGCAATCTTGGCTACTCCTCTCTCTTCCAACTCTCACGCTTCTTTCTACTCGTTCGGTCACTCCTCTGTCGATCAAGTTGTCTCCTCTGTGCTCCAAGACCAGCATCCACTTTCAGCAAACCAATTAGAGAACAGGTCAGGGTTACGGTTTAATTGGTGGGAAGACCAAGGTTTTGACATGTCGGAGAACGTGGACGAGTTGAGAGAGGCGGTCGATGCGGTTTCTAGGATGTTGAACAATGCGAGAGTCCGGTTAGATGATGCCGTGAAGAGCAATCAAAGAGATGGACGTTTAATGATTTGTAACGAAGAGACGAAGACAACGAATCAAAATCACATATTGGAAGGGGAGTCTTCTGGCTCTGCAAGTACTTTGTTGGTGAACGAGGAAGATAATCTACACTTCgatgatttttttactgatttcAACATTGATCCTTTGATGTAA
- the LOC104752753 gene encoding uncharacterized protein LOC104752753, whose translation MEALIHHFTLLSDQALVDKTFDPSRIEDLMRLFEVDSYKAWAALESEQQQELEQAEESLLQAELELDRDMEWGMEEYRRTLEEMERMEAAELKELEEKAETARRTGNLMEKAATIAAKRHIAAAMGSAAASMRSAWKTAAGNKVHPS comes from the exons ATGGAAGCTCTAATTCACCACTTCACTCTCCTCTCCGACCAAGCCCTTGTCGACAAAACATTCGACCCTTCAAGAATTGAAGACCTCATGCGTCTCTTCGAAGTCGATTCCTACAAAGCTTGGGCAGCTCTCGAATCCGAACAGCAACAAGAACTCGAACAAGCTGAAGAATCTCTCCTTCAAGCCGAACTCGAACTCGATCG GGATATGGAGTGGGGGATGGAAGAGTATCGGAGAACGTTGGAGGAGATGGAGAGGATGGAAGCGGCTGAGCTCAAAGAGCTTGAGGAGAAAGCAGAGACTGCTAGGAGAACTGGGAACTTAATGGAGAAAGCGGCTACCATAGCCGCGAAACGGCATATTGCGGCGGCGATGGGATCAGCGGCCGCGTCGATGAGATCGGCTTGGAAGACTGCAGCTGGGAATAAGGTTCATCCATCTTGA
- the LOC104752754 gene encoding phosphatidylinositol 4-phosphate 5-kinase 8 isoform X1, with protein sequence METRAGEREFSNGDVYSGQLKGTLPYGKGKYAWPDGIIYEGDWEEGKISGRGKLMWSSGAKYEGDFSGGYLHGFGTLTSPDGSVYAGAWRMNVRHGLGRKEYCNSDVYDGSWREGLQDGSGSYSWYNGNRFIGNWKKGKMSGRGIMSWANGDLFNGFWLNGLRHGSGVYKYADGGFYXGTWSRGLKDGSGVFYPAGSKHPSLKKWHRHFGYDDTGNFLLSHNSTINIDDLRNSKAVSRSLSEITTTSGLTRTSERYPDDYWSTSYPPRDFMHHGPSSKSARSVDSVQSEGRDKNPIVFEREYMQGVLIKERIMSSIDMSHRARPLNLTKEVTVSACVSFLGGRWNHYLMLNLQLGIRYTVGKITPVPPREVRASDFSERARIMMFFPRNGSQYTPPHKSIDFDWKDYCPMVFRNLREMFKLDAADYMMSICGDDGLREISSAGKSGSIFYLSHDDRFVIKTLKRSELKVLLRMLPRYYEHVGDYENTLITKFFGVHRIKLKWGKKVRFVVMGNMFCTELKIHRRYDLKGSTQGRFTEKNKIGEKTTMKDLDLAYELHMDKLLREALFKQIILDCSFLESLQILDYSLLLGLHFRAPDPRTDILDPPNEMSDQESDSDASVDVSLPREPSNPPKGLLMVTHEPNSVNTAPGPHIRGSTLRAFSVGEQEVDLILPGTARLRVQLGVNMPAQAHHKLGQDKEEPGTVELFEVYDVVVYMGIIDILQEYNMKKKVEHTCKSMKYDPMTISAIEPTLYSKRFIDFLLKVFPEKA encoded by the exons ATGGAAACAAG GGCTGGAGAGAGAGAATTCTCAAATGGTGATGTTTATTCTGGTCAACTCAAAGGAACACTTCCTTATGGGAAAGGAAAGTATGCGTGGCCTGATGGAATCATCTACGAGGGTGATTGGGAAGAAGGGAAAATATCCGGGAGAGGTAAACTTATGTGGTCGTCTGGAGCTAAATATGAAGGGGATTTCTCTGGGGGATACCTTCATGGCTTTGGCACATTGACTTCTCCTGATGGATCTGTCTATGCTGGAGCATGGAGAATGAATGTAAGGCACGGTCTAGGTAGGAAAGAGTATTGTAACTCGGATGTATATGATGGCTCATGGAGAGAAGGATTACAAGATGGCAGTGGTAGTTATTCTTGGTACAATGGAAACAGGTTCATTGGGAACTGGAAAAAGGGTAAAATGTCTGGCAGAGGAATTATGAGCTGGGCTAATGGTGATCTCTTTAATGGGTTTTGGTTGAATGGTCTTAGACATGGCTCTGGTGTTTACAAGTATGCTGATGGCGGTTTTTATTTN GGGACCTGGTCACGTGGCCTTAAAGATGGGAGTGGAGTCTTTTATCCTGCTGGAAGTAAACATCCGTCTCTGAAAAAGTGGCATCGGCATTTTGGTTATGATGACACTGGTAACTTCCTCCTATCTCATAATTCAACAATAAATATTGATGATTTACGGAATTCGAAAGCTGTGTCACGAAGTCTTTCTGAGATCACCACAACAAGTGGACTGACGAGAACTTCTGAAAGGTATCCTGATGATTATTGGAGTACCAGTTATCCTCCACGAGACTTTATGCATCACGGGCCCTCATCCAAGTCTGCACGGTCTGTTGATTCTGTTCAAAGTGAGGGACGGGATAAGAACCCTATCGTTTTTGAAAGAGAATACATGCAAGGAGTTTTGATCAAAGAACGAATTATGAGTTCTATTGACATGTCACACAGGGCTAGACCTTTGAATCTTACTAAAGAAGTCACAGTTAGCGCTTGTGTGAGCTTTCTAGGGGGAAGGTGGAACCATTATCTAATGCTTAATCTCCAACTTGGAATCAG GTATACTGTTGGGAAAATTACACCAGTGCCTCCGCGGGAAGTTCGTGCTTCTGACTTTAGTGAAAGAGCCAGAATCATGATGTTCTTCCCTAGAAACGGTTCCCAATATACACCTCCGCACAAGTCCATTGATTTCGATTGGAAAGACTATTGCCCTATGGTttttag GAATTTGAGGGAAATGTTCAAGTTAGATGCTGCAGACTACATGATGTCTATCTGTGGCGATGATGGCTTGAGGGAAATTTCGTCCGCTGGAAAAAGTGGCAGTATCTTCTACCTTTCTCATGACGACAGATTTGTGATAAAGACACTAAAAAGATCTGAGTTGAAG GTTCTACTCAGGATGTTGCCTAGGTACTATGAACATGTAGGAGACTATGAAAATACGCTCATAACGAAGTTTTTTGGAGTTCACAGAATAAAACTCAAGTGGGGTAAAAAG GTACGATTTGTGGTCATGGGGAATATGTTTTGCACAGAATTGAAGATTCATCGCCGCTATGACCTAAAGGGCTCAACTCAAGGGAGATTTacagaaaagaataaaattggAGAAAAAACTACCATGAAAGATCTTGATCTGGCTTATGAACTTCATATGGACAAGCTGCTGCGAGAAGCTCTCTTCAA GCAAATAATTTTAGACTGTTCCTTCTTGGAATCTCTTCAAATCCTTGATTACAGTCTTCTCTTGGGATTACATTTTAGAGCTCCCGATCCACGTACTGATATCCTGGATCCTCCCAATGAAATGTCAGATCAAGAAAGTGATAGTGATGCTTCTGTTGACG TCAGCTTGCCACGTGAACCTTCCAATCCTCCAAAAGGACTATTAATGGTTACTCACGAGCCCAATTCCGTTAATACCGCCCCGGGTCCTCACATCAGAGGTAGCACACTACGAGCATTCTCTGTTGGCGAGCAAGAAGTTGATCTTATTCTACCTGGAACTGCAAG GCTCCGGGTGCAGTTAGGAGTGAACATGCCGGCTCAAGCCCACCACAAACTCGGTCAAGACAAGGAGGAGCCGGGAACAGTCGAGCTATTTGAAGTGTACGATGTGGTTGTATACATGGGCATCATTGACATCCTCCAAGAGTAcaacatgaagaagaaagtggaacATACTTGCAAATCTATGAAATATGATCCGATGACAATTTCAGCCATCGAGCCTACACTCTACTCTAAGCGATTCATCGATTTCCTCCTTAAGGTATTCCCAGAAAAAGCATAG